Proteins from a single region of Nocardioides anomalus:
- the lpdA gene encoding dihydrolipoyl dehydrogenase, translated as MAELDDAFDVLVLGAGSGGYSCALRAAQLGLRVGLVEKGDLGGTCLHIGCIPTKALLHAAEVADQARDSEQFGVRATLEGVDMAGVNSYKDGVVQRLFKGLTGLIRGRGITVIEGEGRLTGPREVTVAGRRYTGEHVVLASGSYPKTLGIEVDGTHVLTSEEALRLDRVPASVVVLGGGVIGCEFASVWRSFGAEVTIVEALPRLVPLEDEASSKALERAFRKRGIVFRTGTPFQSVKTTDDGVAVTVEGGDVIEAELLLVAVGRGPATDGLGYDEQGVSTDRGFVLTDEHCRTNLDNVWAVGDIVPGLQLAHRGFQQGIFVAESIAGLDPTPIDETGIPRVTYSHPEVASVGLTEAQAAEQYGADAITALTYDLGGNGKSQILKTQGFVKLVRRNDGPVVGVHLVGDRVGELIGEAQLIYNWEGYPDDVAPLVHAHPTQNEALGEAHLALAGKPLHAHS; from the coding sequence GTGGCCGAGCTCGACGACGCGTTCGACGTACTGGTCCTCGGAGCCGGGTCGGGTGGGTACTCCTGCGCCCTCCGCGCCGCCCAGCTCGGGCTGCGCGTCGGCCTGGTGGAGAAGGGCGACCTGGGCGGCACCTGCCTGCACATCGGCTGCATCCCGACCAAGGCCCTGCTGCATGCCGCAGAGGTCGCTGACCAGGCCCGCGACTCCGAGCAGTTCGGCGTGCGCGCCACGCTCGAGGGCGTCGACATGGCCGGCGTGAACTCCTACAAGGACGGCGTCGTCCAGCGGCTGTTCAAGGGCCTCACCGGGCTGATCAGGGGCCGCGGCATCACCGTCATCGAGGGCGAGGGCCGGCTCACCGGCCCGCGCGAGGTCACGGTGGCCGGGCGGCGCTACACCGGCGAGCACGTCGTCCTGGCCAGCGGCTCCTACCCCAAGACCCTCGGCATCGAGGTCGACGGCACCCACGTCCTGACCTCCGAGGAGGCGTTGCGGCTGGACCGCGTCCCGGCCTCGGTCGTCGTGCTGGGCGGCGGCGTCATCGGGTGCGAGTTCGCCAGCGTGTGGCGCTCGTTCGGCGCCGAGGTGACCATCGTCGAGGCGCTGCCCCGGCTGGTCCCGCTCGAGGACGAGGCCTCGTCCAAGGCACTGGAGCGCGCGTTCCGCAAGCGCGGGATCGTGTTCCGCACCGGCACGCCGTTCCAGAGCGTGAAGACCACCGACGACGGCGTCGCGGTCACCGTCGAGGGCGGCGACGTCATCGAGGCCGAGCTCCTCCTCGTCGCCGTCGGGCGCGGGCCGGCCACCGACGGGCTGGGGTACGACGAGCAGGGCGTCAGCACGGACCGCGGCTTCGTCCTCACCGACGAGCACTGCCGGACCAACCTGGACAACGTCTGGGCCGTCGGCGACATCGTCCCCGGCCTCCAACTCGCCCACCGCGGCTTCCAGCAGGGCATCTTCGTGGCCGAGTCCATCGCCGGACTCGACCCGACCCCCATCGACGAGACCGGCATCCCTCGGGTCACCTACTCCCATCCCGAGGTCGCCTCGGTGGGACTGACCGAGGCGCAGGCCGCCGAGCAGTACGGCGCCGACGCGATCACCGCGCTCACCTACGACCTCGGCGGCAACGGCAAGAGCCAGATCCTCAAGACCCAGGGCTTCGTCAAGCTGGTGCGCCGCAACGACGGCCCCGTCGTCGGCGTCCACCTGGTCGGCGACCGGGTCGGCGAGCTCATCGGCGAGGCCCAGCTGATCTACAACTGGGAGGGGTACCCCGATGACGTGGCGCCCCTCGTCCACGCCCACCCCACCCAGAACGAAGCGCTCGGCGAGGCGCACCTGGCCCTGGCCGGCAAGCCCCTGCACGCGCACTCCTGA
- the sucB gene encoding 2-oxoglutarate dehydrogenase, E2 component, dihydrolipoamide succinyltransferase: MVGSGQPTGGSGSSSSDGGSSEGAGQSDASAEDTSAEDTSDDTGGGGEDKAQERAEEQAAQAEQAESRDASGEGSGGASESAGSSESAGSGGSEGSSQPDDTSGSTTQSRSEEPAPTKATESDAPTQTAPSSSSDSGASNGSGDAGDGAGYVTPLVRKLAAQHGVDLSTVTGSGVGGRIRKQDVLEAARQAEQAAQQSAQQSAAAQPAAAAAPSGGAGAGAAPAAAVPPSVTPDSRRGTTEKISRLRKIIAERMIDSLQTSAQLTQVVEVDVTKIARLRESVKADFLAREGVKLSYLPFFAKATVDALKEHPKLNATIDTEAGEITYYDRENLAFAVDTEKGLITPVVRDAGDLSISGLAKKIADVAERTRTNKIGPDELSGGTFTITNLGSVGALWDTPIINKPQVAILGPGSVVKRPVVIDDPNLGETIAVRYMVYLALTYDHRLVDGADAGRFLQDVKRRLEAGAFEV; the protein is encoded by the coding sequence CTGGTCGGCTCGGGTCAGCCCACGGGCGGCTCCGGCTCCAGCTCGAGCGACGGCGGCTCCAGCGAGGGCGCCGGCCAGAGCGACGCCAGCGCCGAGGACACCAGCGCCGAGGACACCAGCGACGACACCGGCGGCGGTGGCGAGGACAAGGCGCAGGAGCGCGCCGAGGAGCAGGCCGCCCAGGCCGAGCAGGCCGAGTCGCGCGACGCCTCCGGCGAGGGTTCGGGCGGCGCGTCCGAGTCCGCCGGGTCCTCCGAGTCCGCAGGCTCCGGCGGATCCGAGGGCAGCTCGCAGCCCGACGACACGAGCGGGTCCACGACCCAGAGCAGGTCGGAGGAGCCGGCGCCCACGAAGGCCACGGAGTCCGACGCGCCCACCCAGACCGCGCCCTCGTCGTCGAGCGACTCCGGCGCCTCCAACGGCTCGGGTGACGCGGGCGACGGCGCCGGGTACGTCACTCCCCTGGTCCGCAAGCTCGCCGCCCAGCACGGCGTGGACCTGTCCACGGTCACCGGGTCCGGCGTCGGCGGTCGCATCCGCAAGCAGGACGTCCTCGAGGCGGCACGCCAGGCCGAGCAGGCCGCCCAGCAGAGCGCCCAGCAGAGCGCCGCCGCCCAGCCGGCCGCGGCCGCCGCGCCGAGCGGCGGGGCTGGTGCGGGTGCCGCCCCGGCGGCCGCCGTACCCCCGTCGGTCACGCCGGACTCGCGCCGCGGGACCACCGAGAAGATCAGCCGGCTGCGCAAGATCATCGCCGAGCGGATGATCGACTCGCTGCAGACGTCGGCACAGCTCACGCAGGTCGTCGAGGTCGACGTCACCAAGATCGCCCGGCTGCGGGAGTCGGTGAAGGCCGACTTCCTGGCCCGCGAAGGTGTGAAGCTGTCGTACCTCCCGTTCTTCGCCAAGGCGACGGTCGACGCGCTCAAGGAGCACCCCAAGCTCAACGCGACGATCGACACCGAGGCCGGGGAGATCACCTACTACGACCGCGAGAACCTCGCGTTCGCGGTGGACACCGAGAAGGGGCTCATCACCCCGGTCGTGCGCGACGCCGGTGACCTGTCGATCTCCGGGCTGGCCAAGAAGATCGCCGACGTGGCCGAGCGGACACGCACCAACAAGATCGGTCCGGACGAGCTGTCCGGCGGCACGTTCACGATCACCAACCTCGGCAGCGTGGGCGCCCTGTGGGACACCCCGATCATCAACAAGCCGCAGGTGGCGATCCTCGGGCCCGGCTCGGTCGTGAAGCGGCCGGTCGTGATCGACGACCCGAACCTCGGCGAGACGATCGCGGTGCGCTACATGGTCTACCTCGCACTGACCTACGACCACCGGCTGGTCGACGGTGCGGACGCCGGGCGGTTCCTGCAGGACGTGAAGCGGCGGCTGGAGGCGGGCGCGTTCGAGGTCTGA
- a CDS encoding TIGR01777 family oxidoreductase, whose translation MVHVLLAGGSGFLGTHLRSALLGRGHTVTKLTRGTASGPHESSWDPYAGRLDPAAVEAADVVVNLAGAPTAGNPHSEKWARELRESRVTTTRVLAEAIAASTSRPAFLAGNGISYYGDHGDQVLAEDADSRGEALLTSVTREWEAAASPAAEAGARVCVLRTAPVMDRRSPPLKQLRLLYLAGLGGKLGDGRQHMAMISLHDWVGATVHLAEHADASGPFNLCCVTTPTNAEFTAELARQLHRPSFARVPSFALNVGAGKMAPELLGSLNVVPAALQASGYSFRDPDVTAVVRAGLAAED comes from the coding sequence GTGGTCCACGTTCTCCTCGCCGGCGGGTCCGGCTTCCTCGGCACGCACCTGCGCTCGGCCCTGCTCGGGCGCGGGCACACGGTCACCAAGCTGACGCGCGGCACGGCGTCGGGTCCCCACGAGTCGTCGTGGGACCCGTACGCCGGCCGCCTCGACCCCGCGGCCGTCGAGGCCGCCGACGTCGTGGTCAACCTGGCCGGTGCTCCCACCGCCGGCAACCCGCACTCGGAGAAGTGGGCCCGCGAGCTGCGCGAGAGCCGGGTGACGACCACCCGCGTGCTGGCCGAGGCCATCGCCGCGTCGACGTCGCGCCCGGCGTTCCTGGCCGGCAACGGCATCTCCTACTACGGCGACCACGGCGACCAGGTCCTCGCCGAGGACGCCGACTCCCGCGGCGAGGCCCTGCTCACCTCGGTGACGCGGGAGTGGGAGGCTGCGGCCTCCCCCGCGGCCGAGGCCGGGGCACGGGTCTGCGTCCTGCGCACCGCGCCCGTCATGGACCGCCGCAGCCCACCGCTGAAGCAGCTGCGGCTGCTCTACCTCGCCGGCCTCGGCGGCAAGCTCGGCGACGGCCGCCAGCACATGGCGATGATCTCGCTGCACGACTGGGTCGGCGCCACCGTCCACCTGGCCGAGCACGCCGACGCCTCGGGGCCGTTCAACCTGTGCTGCGTGACGACGCCGACCAACGCCGAGTTCACCGCCGAGCTCGCCCGCCAGCTCCACCGGCCGTCGTTCGCGCGCGTGCCGTCGTTCGCGCTGAACGTTGGCGCCGGCAAGATGGCGCCCGAGCTGCTCGGCTCGCTCAACGTCGTGCCGGCCGCGCTCCAGGCGTCGGGTTACTCCTTCCGGGACCCCGACGTGACCGCCGTGGTGCGCGCGGGGCTCGCCGCGGAGGACTGA
- the lipB gene encoding lipoyl(octanoyl) transferase LipB, with protein sequence MEGSVFEVVGLGDEAVDYLEAWELQRRVHAEVVAGTRGDTVLLLEHPPTYTAGKRTEPHERPADSGGAPVVEVDRGGKITFHGPGQLVAYPIVRLPEHVLVVDFVRRLEEAMIATCRDLGVATARVPGRSGVWLRADEVRPERKVGAIGLRVSQGVTMHGIALNCDVDLGWYDRFVPCGIADAGVTTLSLETGRRVGVPEVLPVLQARLSELLAWQPYAATPDYEPRPDPAKQPRIELVRP encoded by the coding sequence GTGGAAGGTTCCGTCTTCGAGGTCGTCGGGCTCGGCGACGAGGCGGTCGACTACCTCGAGGCGTGGGAGCTGCAGCGCCGCGTGCACGCCGAGGTCGTGGCCGGCACCCGCGGTGACACCGTGCTGCTGCTCGAGCACCCGCCCACCTACACCGCCGGCAAGCGCACCGAGCCGCACGAGCGTCCGGCCGACAGCGGCGGTGCCCCGGTGGTCGAGGTCGACCGCGGCGGCAAGATCACCTTCCACGGCCCCGGCCAGCTGGTGGCCTACCCCATCGTGCGGCTGCCCGAGCACGTGCTGGTGGTGGACTTCGTGCGCCGCCTCGAGGAGGCGATGATCGCCACCTGCCGCGACCTCGGCGTGGCGACCGCGCGCGTCCCGGGCCGCAGCGGCGTCTGGCTCCGCGCCGACGAGGTGCGCCCCGAGCGCAAGGTCGGTGCCATCGGCCTGCGCGTCTCCCAGGGCGTGACCATGCACGGCATCGCGCTCAACTGCGACGTGGACCTCGGCTGGTACGACCGCTTCGTCCCCTGCGGCATCGCCGACGCCGGCGTCACCACGCTGAGCCTCGAGACGGGCCGCCGCGTCGGCGTTCCCGAGGTGCTCCCGGTCCTCCAGGCCCGGCTGAGCGAGCTCCTCGCCTGGCAGCCGTACGCCGCCACGCCGGACTACGAGCCCAGGCCCGACCCGGCCAAGCAACCGCGGATCGAGCTCGTCCGCCCCTAG
- a CDS encoding SRPBCC family protein, whose product MLVQTRTFRAPVEDVWAALTEPERLARWIGTWTGDPTTGSVDFRMLFEGDDEAADAMAIRVCEPPHRLHLTSQVGDEQWLLELDLTHADGVTTLTFRQPGIEPAQVGEVAPGWDYYLDRLVDAVSGADPAQRRWDDYAATGAHYTEQC is encoded by the coding sequence GTGCTCGTGCAGACCCGGACCTTCCGCGCCCCCGTCGAGGACGTCTGGGCCGCGCTCACCGAGCCCGAGCGGCTGGCCCGCTGGATCGGCACCTGGACCGGCGACCCCACCACCGGCTCGGTCGACTTCCGGATGCTCTTCGAGGGCGACGACGAGGCCGCCGACGCCATGGCGATCCGGGTCTGCGAGCCCCCGCACCGGCTGCACCTGACCAGCCAGGTGGGCGACGAGCAGTGGCTGCTCGAGCTCGACCTCACCCACGCCGACGGCGTGACCACCCTGACCTTCCGCCAGCCCGGGATCGAGCCCGCGCAGGTCGGCGAGGTCGCGCCCGGCTGGGACTACTACCTCGACCGGCTCGTCGACGCCGTGTCCGGCGCCGACCCGGCGCAGCGGCGGTGGGACGACTACGCGGCCACCGGGGCGCACTACACCGAGCAGTGCTGA
- a CDS encoding ArsR/SmtB family transcription factor: protein MDVFGALADGTRRSLLSELAGGPRRVVDLAARHDISRPAVSKHLRLLLEAGVVSVEDRGRERYYALEPAALGPVAAYVAGLTAGPLPEHALDALETEVRRTTREREQRSTRDQHTDRSDRTA, encoded by the coding sequence GTGGACGTCTTCGGAGCGCTGGCCGACGGCACCCGCCGCTCGCTGCTCTCCGAGCTGGCCGGCGGACCGCGCCGGGTGGTCGACCTGGCCGCCCGTCACGACATCAGCCGGCCCGCGGTGAGCAAGCACCTGCGGCTGCTGCTCGAGGCCGGGGTCGTCTCGGTCGAGGACCGCGGCCGGGAGCGGTACTACGCGCTCGAGCCCGCGGCCCTGGGCCCCGTGGCGGCGTACGTCGCGGGGCTGACCGCAGGCCCGCTGCCGGAGCACGCCCTGGACGCCCTGGAGACCGAGGTCCGACGGACCACCCGAGAACGAGAGCAGAGGAGCACCCGTGACCAGCACACCGACCGGTCGGATCGAACGGCATGA
- the lipA gene encoding lipoyl synthase: protein MTQVAPEGRKLLRLEVRNAETPIERKPEWIKTRAKMGPAYSELHSLVKSEGLHTVCQEAGCPNIFECWEDREATFLIGGDQCTRRCDFCQIDTGKPQPLDRDEPRRVAESVQTMGLKYATITGVARDDLEDGGAWLYAETVRAIHELNPETGVENLIPDFNGKPELLREVFESRPEVLAHNVETVPRIFKRIRPAFRYERSLDVITQARDFGLVTKSNLILGMGETREEVSQALRDLHDAGCELITITQYLRPSLRHHPVERWVKPEEFVELAAEAEEIGFSGVMSGPLVRSSYRAGRLYRQAVDARQGVPA from the coding sequence GTGACGCAGGTGGCTCCCGAAGGACGCAAGCTCCTCCGCCTCGAGGTCCGCAACGCCGAGACCCCGATCGAGCGGAAGCCGGAGTGGATCAAGACCCGGGCCAAGATGGGCCCGGCCTACTCCGAGCTCCACTCCCTGGTGAAGTCCGAGGGCCTGCACACGGTGTGCCAGGAGGCCGGCTGTCCCAACATCTTCGAGTGCTGGGAGGACCGCGAGGCGACGTTCCTCATCGGCGGCGACCAGTGCACCCGGCGCTGCGACTTCTGCCAGATCGACACCGGCAAGCCGCAGCCGCTGGACCGCGACGAGCCGCGGCGCGTGGCCGAGTCGGTGCAGACGATGGGGCTGAAGTACGCCACCATCACCGGCGTCGCGCGCGACGACCTCGAGGACGGCGGCGCCTGGCTGTACGCCGAGACGGTGCGTGCGATCCACGAGCTCAACCCGGAGACGGGCGTGGAGAACCTCATCCCCGACTTCAACGGCAAGCCCGAGCTCCTGCGTGAGGTCTTCGAGTCCCGCCCCGAGGTGCTGGCCCACAACGTCGAGACCGTGCCGCGGATCTTCAAGCGGATCCGCCCGGCGTTCCGCTACGAGCGCTCGTTGGACGTGATCACCCAGGCCCGCGACTTCGGCCTGGTCACCAAGTCCAACCTCATCCTGGGCATGGGCGAGACCCGCGAGGAGGTCTCGCAGGCACTGCGCGACCTGCACGACGCGGGCTGCGAGCTGATCACCATCACGCAGTACCTCCGCCCGTCGCTGCGCCACCACCCGGTCGAGCGCTGGGTCAAGCCCGAGGAGTTCGTCGAGCTGGCCGCCGAGGCCGAGGAGATCGGGTTCTCGGGGGTCATGTCGGGTCCCCTGGTGCGTTCGTCCTACCGCGCCGGTCGGCTGTACCGTCAGGCCGTGGACGCCCGCCAGGGCGTCCCCGCCTGA
- a CDS encoding DUF4191 domain-containing protein, which yields MSNPKAEPEKTGRIQQFRDTYRLSKKTDPRIGLWILGAFLLVGALGFVVFYFLLPSGGVIGLVLAIVGALLFGSLAALIVFGRRAQRSAYTQMEGQPGAAAAALRMLRRGWKTEPAVAFNRQQDVVHRVVGPPGIVLIGEGNPNRLRQLMSTERRKHERVVADTPIHELISGNGPGEVPLPKLVRHVQKLGREVKPAEMTDILNRLKALDAQRSAIPLPKGPVPTSMKGMRGNLRGR from the coding sequence ATGTCGAACCCCAAGGCCGAGCCGGAGAAGACCGGCCGGATCCAGCAGTTCCGCGACACCTACCGCCTGTCGAAGAAGACCGATCCCCGGATCGGTCTGTGGATCCTGGGCGCGTTCCTGCTCGTCGGTGCGCTCGGCTTCGTCGTCTTCTACTTCCTGCTGCCCAGCGGCGGCGTGATCGGGCTCGTCCTGGCCATCGTCGGCGCGCTCCTCTTCGGCTCGCTGGCCGCGCTCATCGTCTTCGGCCGGCGCGCCCAGCGCTCGGCGTACACCCAGATGGAGGGTCAGCCGGGTGCCGCCGCGGCCGCGTTGCGGATGCTGCGTCGCGGGTGGAAGACCGAGCCAGCGGTGGCCTTCAACCGCCAGCAGGACGTCGTGCACCGCGTCGTCGGCCCGCCCGGCATCGTGCTCATCGGTGAGGGCAACCCCAACCGGCTGCGCCAGCTGATGTCCACCGAGCGACGCAAGCACGAGCGCGTCGTCGCCGACACCCCCATCCACGAGCTCATCAGCGGCAACGGCCCCGGCGAGGTGCCGCTGCCCAAGCTGGTGCGCCACGTGCAGAAGCTCGGCCGCGAGGTCAAGCCGGCCGAGATGACCGACATCCTCAACCGGCTCAAGGCGCTCGACGCCCAGCGCTCGGCCATCCCGCTGCCCAAGGGCCCGGTGCCGACCAGCATGAAGGGGATGCGCGGCAACCTGCGTGGTCGCTGA
- a CDS encoding DUF6458 family protein codes for MGYGFGGFLVVVGLVLALAVTDSISGVDLTMVGWIMTLVGVVILALTAISLNRTRGAHSVATTTHSDGTQSVSERRTEI; via the coding sequence ATGGGCTACGGCTTCGGCGGCTTCCTGGTCGTCGTGGGGCTCGTCCTCGCGCTGGCCGTCACCGACAGCATCAGCGGCGTCGACCTCACCATGGTCGGCTGGATCATGACCCTGGTCGGCGTCGTCATCCTGGCGCTGACCGCGATCAGCCTCAACCGCACCCGCGGCGCCCACAGCGTCGCGACCACCACGCACAGCGACGGCACCCAGTCCGTCAGCGAGCGCCGCACCGAGATCTGA
- a CDS encoding STAS domain-containing protein: MSTPAPLVVSRHTSRGADVLAVSGELDIATAAAFRAEFATVRDTLLPTLVVDLNEVSFMDSTGVGMLVAVRRWLLAHGRDLVLACAGGQPVKILRLVGLDQVCTIVDSAEDRDWAAAGD; this comes from the coding sequence GTGTCCACACCCGCGCCGCTCGTGGTGAGCCGGCACACGAGCCGCGGCGCCGACGTCCTCGCCGTGAGCGGCGAGCTGGACATCGCGACCGCGGCCGCGTTCCGCGCCGAGTTCGCCACGGTCCGCGACACCCTCCTGCCCACCCTGGTCGTCGACCTCAACGAGGTCAGCTTCATGGACTCCACCGGCGTCGGGATGCTGGTCGCGGTGCGCCGCTGGCTCCTGGCGCACGGCCGCGATCTCGTGCTGGCGTGCGCCGGAGGACAGCCCGTGAAGATCCTCCGGCTGGTCGGCCTGGACCAGGTCTGCACGATCGTGGACAGCGCCGAGGACCGGGACTGGGCCGCCGCGGGGGATTGA
- a CDS encoding SpoIIE family protein phosphatase: MTSAATELRVVIGDAPAAVLLVNLAAGEVVHANDVAQQLAPGTSLPLRIDAWSEAAGLRDPGGEVLSETEHPLSRLLRSEPVPGQAVTAQRRSEMGAEREPLWVVGVPMTGAPGMDEFALVVFLAVHEQEATAAVEALAQREATLRDRAVLATGLSFTVADARDPHLPLVWVNQAFTTTTGYGFDEAVGRNCRFLQGPGTDPESVARVREALQAGEGIVTTLLNYTRDGLAFWNQVIITPILDAEGQVTHFVGVQSDVSGRVEADRERDRALAVADAARREAEQAQARLALLAEATEVLSGQLDEAEARARMLRLLAPALADTAMIFHCDATGSVVDHQARHRDPALSDTAQQYAAQVREQVPPTGLVRSLLDGAPYRLVADTGALAGTGEDFGYLIEPGQGDGVGASLRMASALVIALPGRHHVRDVLVLARAPERPAFTEDDALLGLDLGRRSGLILENLRLYASKERIARTLQSSLLSAVPELPWLEVDARYLPGAGDAEVGGDFLDFFQHDDHSIGVAVGDVEGHDIHAAAAMGQLKGLFRATALTHRLLPAAVLEQVDQLLQLPGSAEPVRTDADHESRRLASTLFLHLEPPTPRPPTPYSQREELQSGRTGDWPSRAAAGGPGSAPATQAAWTLTLSSAGHLPPLVRLPDGQLTFLDPPHARGPLLGVGGDSRRRHDATFALPAGSVLLLYTDGLIERSGETLDAGMDRLLEVVSRAPDRLEGFVDHVLRELIPTDRPLSQSGLDDTVVVALCLREREQSPPDLTAPDGQ, translated from the coding sequence ATGACGTCGGCAGCGACGGAGCTGCGCGTGGTGATCGGCGACGCGCCGGCCGCCGTACTGCTGGTCAACCTGGCGGCGGGCGAGGTGGTCCACGCCAACGACGTGGCCCAGCAGCTGGCCCCCGGGACCAGCCTCCCCCTGCGCATCGACGCCTGGTCCGAGGCCGCCGGCCTGCGCGACCCGGGCGGCGAGGTGCTCTCGGAGACCGAGCACCCGCTGAGCCGCCTGCTGCGCTCCGAGCCGGTGCCGGGCCAGGCCGTGACCGCCCAGCGCCGCAGCGAGATGGGCGCGGAGCGCGAGCCGCTGTGGGTGGTCGGCGTACCCATGACCGGCGCTCCGGGGATGGACGAGTTCGCGCTGGTGGTGTTCCTCGCAGTGCACGAGCAGGAGGCGACCGCGGCCGTCGAGGCGCTGGCCCAGCGGGAGGCGACGCTGCGCGACCGCGCCGTGCTGGCCACCGGGTTGTCCTTCACCGTCGCCGACGCCCGCGACCCCCACCTGCCGCTGGTCTGGGTCAACCAGGCGTTCACCACGACGACGGGCTACGGCTTCGACGAGGCGGTCGGTCGCAACTGCCGCTTCCTCCAGGGCCCGGGCACCGACCCGGAGAGCGTGGCCCGCGTCCGCGAGGCGCTGCAGGCCGGCGAGGGCATCGTCACCACGCTGCTCAACTACACCCGCGACGGCCTGGCGTTCTGGAACCAGGTGATCATCACCCCGATCCTCGACGCCGAGGGGCAGGTCACCCACTTCGTCGGCGTGCAGTCCGACGTGAGCGGGCGGGTCGAGGCCGACCGCGAGCGCGACCGTGCGCTGGCCGTCGCCGACGCCGCCCGGCGCGAGGCCGAGCAGGCCCAGGCCCGGCTGGCGCTGCTGGCCGAGGCCACCGAGGTGCTGAGCGGCCAGCTCGACGAGGCCGAGGCGCGAGCCCGGATGCTCCGGCTGCTCGCGCCGGCGCTGGCCGACACCGCGATGATCTTCCACTGCGACGCGACCGGCAGCGTCGTGGACCACCAGGCCCGCCACCGGGACCCGGCGCTGAGCGACACGGCCCAGCAGTACGCCGCCCAGGTGCGTGAGCAGGTCCCTCCGACCGGGCTCGTGCGCTCGCTGCTCGACGGCGCGCCGTACCGGCTCGTCGCGGACACCGGGGCGCTGGCCGGCACCGGCGAGGACTTCGGCTACCTGATCGAGCCGGGCCAGGGCGACGGCGTCGGCGCCTCGCTGCGGATGGCCTCGGCGCTGGTCATCGCCCTGCCCGGTCGCCACCACGTGCGCGACGTGCTGGTCCTGGCGCGCGCGCCCGAGCGTCCGGCGTTCACCGAGGACGACGCGCTGCTCGGGCTCGACCTGGGCCGCCGCAGCGGCCTGATCCTGGAGAACCTCCGGCTCTACGCCAGCAAGGAGCGGATCGCCCGCACCCTGCAGAGCAGCCTGCTGTCGGCGGTGCCCGAGCTGCCGTGGCTCGAGGTCGACGCCCGCTACCTGCCGGGCGCCGGCGACGCCGAGGTCGGCGGGGACTTCCTCGACTTCTTCCAGCACGACGACCACAGCATCGGCGTGGCCGTCGGCGACGTCGAGGGCCACGACATCCACGCCGCCGCGGCGATGGGACAGCTGAAGGGCCTGTTCCGCGCCACCGCCCTGACCCACCGGCTGCTGCCCGCCGCCGTGCTGGAGCAGGTCGACCAGCTGCTCCAGCTGCCCGGCTCCGCCGAGCCCGTCCGCACCGACGCCGACCACGAGTCGCGTCGGCTGGCCTCGACGCTGTTCCTGCACCTGGAGCCGCCCACCCCGCGCCCGCCCACGCCGTACTCCCAGCGCGAGGAGCTCCAGTCGGGCCGCACCGGCGACTGGCCGTCGCGCGCGGCCGCGGGCGGCCCGGGCAGCGCTCCGGCGACCCAGGCGGCCTGGACCCTGACCCTGTCGTCGGCCGGCCACCTGCCGCCGCTGGTCCGCCTGCCCGACGGGCAGCTGACCTTCCTCGACCCGCCCCACGCCCGCGGTCCGCTGCTCGGGGTGGGCGGCGACTCCCGCCGGCGCCACGACGCCACGTTCGCGCTGCCCGCGGGCTCGGTCCTGCTGCTCTACACCGACGGGCTGATCGAGCGCTCCGGCGAGACCCTCGACGCCGGCATGGACCGGCTGCTCGAGGTGGTCTCCCGCGCCCCCGACCGGCTCGAGGGCTTCGTCGACCACGTGCTCCGCGAGCTCATCCCCACCGACCGGCCGCTGAGCCAGAGCGGGCTCGACGACACCGTGGTCGTCGCCCTGTGCCTGCGCGAGCGGGAGCAGTCCCCGCCCGACCTGACCGCGCCGGACGGGCAGTAG
- a CDS encoding (2Fe-2S) ferredoxin domain-containing protein translates to MTAVLVVAMSVREVVAEDELTAIALDAGGTVAHLQLGDPTLRDELTRLADAGLEEVTVVGVSLGSLAPAASWLRRVVAHWWRERPEPRPRVAVATRLVQDRADLRAVLAETRPVHGDEAGLRSAAWEDVTRHRHQLLVCRGPRCTALGSDATAEAFVLACMAHDLGDDDVLITHTGCQLPCNHAPVVSVQPDDVWYGGVDADAARAITAEHLVAGRAYAERRLPRTRRDQAP, encoded by the coding sequence GTGACCGCGGTGCTCGTGGTGGCGATGTCGGTGCGTGAGGTGGTCGCCGAGGACGAGCTCACCGCGATCGCCCTCGACGCGGGCGGCACGGTCGCGCACCTCCAGCTAGGCGACCCGACGCTGCGCGACGAGCTCACCCGCCTCGCCGACGCCGGCCTCGAGGAGGTCACCGTGGTCGGGGTCAGCCTGGGCTCCCTCGCCCCCGCCGCGTCCTGGCTGCGCCGGGTCGTCGCGCACTGGTGGCGCGAGCGGCCCGAGCCGCGACCCCGGGTGGCGGTGGCGACCCGGCTGGTCCAGGACCGTGCCGACCTTCGCGCGGTGCTCGCGGAGACCCGGCCGGTGCACGGCGACGAGGCCGGGCTGCGCTCGGCGGCCTGGGAGGACGTCACCCGCCACCGGCACCAGCTGCTCGTGTGCCGAGGACCGCGCTGCACCGCCCTCGGCTCCGACGCGACCGCCGAGGCCTTCGTGCTGGCGTGCATGGCGCACGACCTCGGTGACGACGACGTCCTCATCACCCACACCGGCTGCCAGCTGCCGTGCAACCACGCGCCCGTGGTCAGCGTGCAGCCCGACGACGTCTGGTACGGCGGCGTCGACGCGGATGCCGCCCGGGCCATCACCGCCGAGCACCTCGTGGCCGGCCGTGCGTACGCCGAGCGGCGGCTCCCCCGGACCCGGCGCGACCAGGCGCCCTAG